From Corticium candelabrum chromosome 13, ooCorCand1.1, whole genome shotgun sequence, a single genomic window includes:
- the LOC134188701 gene encoding origin recognition complex subunit 5-like isoform X1: MSFRRSRITTRSSRRSLVPPQVESKQRKDIFSFPEIETQDTDMYEFPPSDCEDDASHRVVTIPDRQRVGSRQGQRNEIVVTSRLRTRRGRKRKMKSETSESEDDVIARSSVNQHRRTDRNSNTDEQRKKRSRLKDVKQSGSKEDIVTRKGSRQNIRNAKRSTRLRQTHRQSVSKLEGESSDDECLQQNRMEGMSKVTTEDDIQADSTTDDEERCKVLPDEDNTTEDKNTIDDTLSETEDRDGFVNTTADIDEELSKSNKSTDELSQNDVELEDQMASGDIWPLDHLFKSFPGRSNEIRLLRSLFGEPGGQAIVPAVFVSGPPASGKTVVVHSVLEQYQGLRAFVDCLECHSMQLLTEAILNQLSGTILSKSNGYSSYSSCTNLSDFLRVFKRVIGESGRDETVYVVVDRAERLRDMDSSVLSVLLRLNELTGANVCVVLISRVSWETFFCETGFPHPVTLYFPNYSIADVTSILMLECPSDQPQSLFKRFINLLCRVFQIACSDLNEWRHLARNLFPKYIGPVLNGQGKDASFLDNNLTHTLAMRLSYLIIITQQTCVCVCVCVCVCVCVCVCVFVFATFMLVNETDTKHLWANIEPHFKSAMNHLFLPQVHSHQENKAELFDFSYNSKFLLIAAYLASYNPMNTDKRFFTKKGERLSKRQKHSKKSVKKSKKNNPTGPKPFPLNRLLAIFRSIVKQPSRSRADLLQQISSLVSRGCLHLQNSDQIDIPRFKCSVSLDMIQAIAKSVKFEVTKYLYDM; the protein is encoded by the exons ATGTCGTTTCGTCGATCTAGGATAACGACTCGGTCGTCACGAAGGAGTCTTGTGCCACCTCAG GTTGAGAGCAAGCAGAGAAAGGACATTTTTAGTTTTCCTGAAATAGAGACTCAAGACACAGATATGTATGAATTCCCACCGAGTGACTGTGAGGACGATGCAAGTCATCGTGTTGTCACAAtacctgacagacagagagttgGAAGTAGACAAGGTCAGAGAAACGAGATAGTTGTGACTTCTCGTTTGAGGACACGTCGTGGTAGGAAAAGGAAGATGAAGAGTGAAACAAGCGAAAGTGAAGACGACGTAATCGCAAGGAGTTCTGTAAATCAGCACAGAAGAACAGATAGAAACAGCAATACAGatgaacaaagaaagaaaagatCCAGATTGAAGGATGTCAAGCAAAGTGGCAGTAAAGAAGATATTGTAACAAGAAAAGGAAGTAGACAAAATATTAGAAACGCGAAGAGATCTACAAGactcagacaaacacacaggcagagTGTGAGTAAACTAGAAGGTGAGAGTAGTGACGACGAATGTCTGCAACAAAATAGAATGGAGGGTATGAGTAAGGTTACCACAGAAGATGATATTCAAGCTGATAGTACAACGGATGATGAGGAGAGATGCAAAGTATTGCCGGATGAAGACAATACTACAGAAGATAAAAATACAATCGACGACACATTGAGTGAGACGGAGGACAGAGACGGATTTGTTAACACAACAGCTGACATTGATGAGGAGCTTAGCAAGTCAAATAAAAGCACAGATGAACTAAGTCAGAATGATGTGGAACTGGAAGATCAGATGGCGTCTGGAGACATCTGGCCTTTAGACCATCTTTTTAAGTCATTTCCAGGAAGGTCAAATGAGATTCGACTTCTTCGGTCATTGTTTGGTGAA CCTGGTGGTCAAGCTATAGTTCCTGCTGTATTTGTCTCTGGTCCACCGGCATCTGGCAAGACAGTAGTTGTCCATTCTGTTCTAGAACAATATCAG GGTTTACGCGCTTTTGTTGACTGTTTGGAGTGTCACTCAATGCAACTTCTAACCGAAGCCATTCTTAACCAATTATCAG GAACAATTTTATCAAAATCTAATGGATACAGCAGCTACAGTTCGTGTACTAATCTCAGTGACTTTCTCCGTGTTTTTAAAAGAGTTATTGGAGAGTCAGGCAGAGATGAGACGGTTTACGTTGTGGTTGATCGAGCAGAGAGACTAAGAGATATGGATTCAAGCGTTCTCTCAGTGCTTCTACGTTTAAATGAGCTT ACTGGTGCTAATGTATGTGTGGTTTTAATCAGTCGTGTCAGTTGGGAGACGTTCTTTTGTGAGACGGGATTTCCCCATCCGGTCACACTTTACTTTCCAAACTACAGCATTG CTGATGTTACTTCAATCTTAATGCTTGAATGTCCATCGGATCAACCTCAAAGTCTCTTTAAGAGATTCATCAATCTCCTTTGTCGTGTCTTCCAAATTGCTTGCTCTGACTTGAATGAATGGAGACATCTA GCTAGAAATTTATTTCCAAAGTACATTGGACCTGTTCTGAATGGACAAGGTAAGGATGCCTCGTTTCTTGACAACAACTTGACTCACACACTAGCTATGAGGCTTAGCTATCTGATCATAATAACACAAcagacttgtgtgtgtgtgtgtgtgtgtgtgtgtgtgtgtgtgtgtgtgtgtgtgtgtgtgtttgtattcgCAACTTTTATGTTAGTAAATGAGACAGACACCAAACATTTGTGGGCCAACATTGAACCTCACTTCAAGAGTGCAATGAATCATCTCTTTCTTCCTCAAGTTCACTCTCACCAAG AGAACAAAGCTGAACTGTTTGATTTTTCCTACAATTCTAAGTTTCTTCTCATTGCTGCATATTTGGCGTCTTACAATCCAATGAACACTGACAAACGTTTCTTTACCAAA AAAGGGGAAAGACTCTCCAAGCGTCAAAAACACTCCAAGAAATCTGTCAAAAAATCTAAG AAGAATAACCCTACAGGACCAAAGCCATTTCCACTGAACAGACTGCTGGCAATATTCCGTAGCATTGTCAAACAACCTTCACGATCTCGAGCTGATCTATTGCAACAG ATTTCTAGTCTCGTCTCGAGAGGGTGTCTACACCTGCAAAACAGCGACCAAATTGATATACCGCGATTCAAG TGTTCTGTCTCGTTAGACATGATCCAAGCAATTGCAAA GAGTGTCAAGTTTGAAGTCACGAAATATCTCTATGACATGTGA
- the LOC134188701 gene encoding origin recognition complex subunit 5-like isoform X2, with protein MSFRRSRITTRSSRRSLVPPQVESKQRKDIFSFPEIETQDTDMYEFPPSDCEDDASHRVVTIPDRQRVGSRQGQRNEIVVTSRLRTRRGRKRKMKSETSESEDDVIARSSVNQHRRTDRNSNTDEQRKKRSRLKDVKQSGSKEDIVTRKGSRQNIRNAKRSTRLRQTHRQSVSKLEGESSDDECLQQNRMEGMSKVTTEDDIQADSTTDDEERCKVLPDEDNTTEDKNTIDDTLSETEDRDGFVNTTADIDEELSKSNKSTDELSQNDVELEDQMASGDIWPLDHLFKSFPGRSNEIRLLRSLFGEPGGQAIVPAVFVSGPPASGKTVVVHSVLEQYQGLRAFVDCLECHSMQLLTEAILNQLSGTILSKSNGYSSYSSCTNLSDFLRVFKRVIGESGRDETVYVVVDRAERLRDMDSSVLSVLLRLNELTGANVCVVLISRVSWETFFCETGFPHPVTLYFPNYSIADVTSILMLECPSDQPQSLFKRFINLLCRVFQIACSDLNEWRHLARNLFPKYIGPVLNGQVNETDTKHLWANIEPHFKSAMNHLFLPQVHSHQENKAELFDFSYNSKFLLIAAYLASYNPMNTDKRFFTKKGERLSKRQKHSKKSVKKSKKNNPTGPKPFPLNRLLAIFRSIVKQPSRSRADLLQQISSLVSRGCLHLQNSDQIDIPRFKCSVSLDMIQAIAKSVKFEVTKYLYDM; from the exons ATGTCGTTTCGTCGATCTAGGATAACGACTCGGTCGTCACGAAGGAGTCTTGTGCCACCTCAG GTTGAGAGCAAGCAGAGAAAGGACATTTTTAGTTTTCCTGAAATAGAGACTCAAGACACAGATATGTATGAATTCCCACCGAGTGACTGTGAGGACGATGCAAGTCATCGTGTTGTCACAAtacctgacagacagagagttgGAAGTAGACAAGGTCAGAGAAACGAGATAGTTGTGACTTCTCGTTTGAGGACACGTCGTGGTAGGAAAAGGAAGATGAAGAGTGAAACAAGCGAAAGTGAAGACGACGTAATCGCAAGGAGTTCTGTAAATCAGCACAGAAGAACAGATAGAAACAGCAATACAGatgaacaaagaaagaaaagatCCAGATTGAAGGATGTCAAGCAAAGTGGCAGTAAAGAAGATATTGTAACAAGAAAAGGAAGTAGACAAAATATTAGAAACGCGAAGAGATCTACAAGactcagacaaacacacaggcagagTGTGAGTAAACTAGAAGGTGAGAGTAGTGACGACGAATGTCTGCAACAAAATAGAATGGAGGGTATGAGTAAGGTTACCACAGAAGATGATATTCAAGCTGATAGTACAACGGATGATGAGGAGAGATGCAAAGTATTGCCGGATGAAGACAATACTACAGAAGATAAAAATACAATCGACGACACATTGAGTGAGACGGAGGACAGAGACGGATTTGTTAACACAACAGCTGACATTGATGAGGAGCTTAGCAAGTCAAATAAAAGCACAGATGAACTAAGTCAGAATGATGTGGAACTGGAAGATCAGATGGCGTCTGGAGACATCTGGCCTTTAGACCATCTTTTTAAGTCATTTCCAGGAAGGTCAAATGAGATTCGACTTCTTCGGTCATTGTTTGGTGAA CCTGGTGGTCAAGCTATAGTTCCTGCTGTATTTGTCTCTGGTCCACCGGCATCTGGCAAGACAGTAGTTGTCCATTCTGTTCTAGAACAATATCAG GGTTTACGCGCTTTTGTTGACTGTTTGGAGTGTCACTCAATGCAACTTCTAACCGAAGCCATTCTTAACCAATTATCAG GAACAATTTTATCAAAATCTAATGGATACAGCAGCTACAGTTCGTGTACTAATCTCAGTGACTTTCTCCGTGTTTTTAAAAGAGTTATTGGAGAGTCAGGCAGAGATGAGACGGTTTACGTTGTGGTTGATCGAGCAGAGAGACTAAGAGATATGGATTCAAGCGTTCTCTCAGTGCTTCTACGTTTAAATGAGCTT ACTGGTGCTAATGTATGTGTGGTTTTAATCAGTCGTGTCAGTTGGGAGACGTTCTTTTGTGAGACGGGATTTCCCCATCCGGTCACACTTTACTTTCCAAACTACAGCATTG CTGATGTTACTTCAATCTTAATGCTTGAATGTCCATCGGATCAACCTCAAAGTCTCTTTAAGAGATTCATCAATCTCCTTTGTCGTGTCTTCCAAATTGCTTGCTCTGACTTGAATGAATGGAGACATCTA GCTAGAAATTTATTTCCAAAGTACATTGGACCTGTTCTGAATGGACAAG TAAATGAGACAGACACCAAACATTTGTGGGCCAACATTGAACCTCACTTCAAGAGTGCAATGAATCATCTCTTTCTTCCTCAAGTTCACTCTCACCAAG AGAACAAAGCTGAACTGTTTGATTTTTCCTACAATTCTAAGTTTCTTCTCATTGCTGCATATTTGGCGTCTTACAATCCAATGAACACTGACAAACGTTTCTTTACCAAA AAAGGGGAAAGACTCTCCAAGCGTCAAAAACACTCCAAGAAATCTGTCAAAAAATCTAAG AAGAATAACCCTACAGGACCAAAGCCATTTCCACTGAACAGACTGCTGGCAATATTCCGTAGCATTGTCAAACAACCTTCACGATCTCGAGCTGATCTATTGCAACAG ATTTCTAGTCTCGTCTCGAGAGGGTGTCTACACCTGCAAAACAGCGACCAAATTGATATACCGCGATTCAAG TGTTCTGTCTCGTTAGACATGATCCAAGCAATTGCAAA GAGTGTCAAGTTTGAAGTCACGAAATATCTCTATGACATGTGA
- the LOC134188701 gene encoding origin recognition complex subunit 5-like isoform X3 — translation MKSETSESEDDVIARSSVNQHRRTDRNSNTDEQRKKRSRLKDVKQSGSKEDIVTRKGSRQNIRNAKRSTRLRQTHRQSVSKLEGESSDDECLQQNRMEGMSKVTTEDDIQADSTTDDEERCKVLPDEDNTTEDKNTIDDTLSETEDRDGFVNTTADIDEELSKSNKSTDELSQNDVELEDQMASGDIWPLDHLFKSFPGRSNEIRLLRSLFGEPGGQAIVPAVFVSGPPASGKTVVVHSVLEQYQGLRAFVDCLECHSMQLLTEAILNQLSGTILSKSNGYSSYSSCTNLSDFLRVFKRVIGESGRDETVYVVVDRAERLRDMDSSVLSVLLRLNELTGANVCVVLISRVSWETFFCETGFPHPVTLYFPNYSIADVTSILMLECPSDQPQSLFKRFINLLCRVFQIACSDLNEWRHLARNLFPKYIGPVLNGQGKDASFLDNNLTHTLAMRLSYLIIITQQTCVCVCVCVCVCVCVCVCVFVFATFMLVNETDTKHLWANIEPHFKSAMNHLFLPQVHSHQENKAELFDFSYNSKFLLIAAYLASYNPMNTDKRFFTKKGERLSKRQKHSKKSVKKSKKNNPTGPKPFPLNRLLAIFRSIVKQPSRSRADLLQQISSLVSRGCLHLQNSDQIDIPRFKCSVSLDMIQAIAKSVKFEVTKYLYDM, via the exons ATGAAGAGTGAAACAAGCGAAAGTGAAGACGACGTAATCGCAAGGAGTTCTGTAAATCAGCACAGAAGAACAGATAGAAACAGCAATACAGatgaacaaagaaagaaaagatCCAGATTGAAGGATGTCAAGCAAAGTGGCAGTAAAGAAGATATTGTAACAAGAAAAGGAAGTAGACAAAATATTAGAAACGCGAAGAGATCTACAAGactcagacaaacacacaggcagagTGTGAGTAAACTAGAAGGTGAGAGTAGTGACGACGAATGTCTGCAACAAAATAGAATGGAGGGTATGAGTAAGGTTACCACAGAAGATGATATTCAAGCTGATAGTACAACGGATGATGAGGAGAGATGCAAAGTATTGCCGGATGAAGACAATACTACAGAAGATAAAAATACAATCGACGACACATTGAGTGAGACGGAGGACAGAGACGGATTTGTTAACACAACAGCTGACATTGATGAGGAGCTTAGCAAGTCAAATAAAAGCACAGATGAACTAAGTCAGAATGATGTGGAACTGGAAGATCAGATGGCGTCTGGAGACATCTGGCCTTTAGACCATCTTTTTAAGTCATTTCCAGGAAGGTCAAATGAGATTCGACTTCTTCGGTCATTGTTTGGTGAA CCTGGTGGTCAAGCTATAGTTCCTGCTGTATTTGTCTCTGGTCCACCGGCATCTGGCAAGACAGTAGTTGTCCATTCTGTTCTAGAACAATATCAG GGTTTACGCGCTTTTGTTGACTGTTTGGAGTGTCACTCAATGCAACTTCTAACCGAAGCCATTCTTAACCAATTATCAG GAACAATTTTATCAAAATCTAATGGATACAGCAGCTACAGTTCGTGTACTAATCTCAGTGACTTTCTCCGTGTTTTTAAAAGAGTTATTGGAGAGTCAGGCAGAGATGAGACGGTTTACGTTGTGGTTGATCGAGCAGAGAGACTAAGAGATATGGATTCAAGCGTTCTCTCAGTGCTTCTACGTTTAAATGAGCTT ACTGGTGCTAATGTATGTGTGGTTTTAATCAGTCGTGTCAGTTGGGAGACGTTCTTTTGTGAGACGGGATTTCCCCATCCGGTCACACTTTACTTTCCAAACTACAGCATTG CTGATGTTACTTCAATCTTAATGCTTGAATGTCCATCGGATCAACCTCAAAGTCTCTTTAAGAGATTCATCAATCTCCTTTGTCGTGTCTTCCAAATTGCTTGCTCTGACTTGAATGAATGGAGACATCTA GCTAGAAATTTATTTCCAAAGTACATTGGACCTGTTCTGAATGGACAAGGTAAGGATGCCTCGTTTCTTGACAACAACTTGACTCACACACTAGCTATGAGGCTTAGCTATCTGATCATAATAACACAAcagacttgtgtgtgtgtgtgtgtgtgtgtgtgtgtgtgtgtgtgtgtgtgtgtgtgtgtgtttgtattcgCAACTTTTATGTTAGTAAATGAGACAGACACCAAACATTTGTGGGCCAACATTGAACCTCACTTCAAGAGTGCAATGAATCATCTCTTTCTTCCTCAAGTTCACTCTCACCAAG AGAACAAAGCTGAACTGTTTGATTTTTCCTACAATTCTAAGTTTCTTCTCATTGCTGCATATTTGGCGTCTTACAATCCAATGAACACTGACAAACGTTTCTTTACCAAA AAAGGGGAAAGACTCTCCAAGCGTCAAAAACACTCCAAGAAATCTGTCAAAAAATCTAAG AAGAATAACCCTACAGGACCAAAGCCATTTCCACTGAACAGACTGCTGGCAATATTCCGTAGCATTGTCAAACAACCTTCACGATCTCGAGCTGATCTATTGCAACAG ATTTCTAGTCTCGTCTCGAGAGGGTGTCTACACCTGCAAAACAGCGACCAAATTGATATACCGCGATTCAAG TGTTCTGTCTCGTTAGACATGATCCAAGCAATTGCAAA GAGTGTCAAGTTTGAAGTCACGAAATATCTCTATGACATGTGA
- the LOC134188638 gene encoding uncharacterized protein LOC134188638 produces MNEGFLGARGNRPENGNGPTFPRQVGALGTAANGVYAERAREEDVPTAKEPDYVNLRHLRQRHSSLTNASQEPQRQSPEQTVQRQNSGTYENMLRRDYMGTRSDEHRQPSDMDSHTGKEPLPSMETPAVMPKGPVAVASDNPSYTLERAYPVIKGIMEERASSGYDSVTEYIPEPAIAVLKSDIRPDNGPCNVSSDVTLVLPNGFLVHTAQCKVHWRGQETGLSCVTHGKVGVNKSCVYTCSPKWPDPEKVTVLLEGVNASVDLHTLGDFTFTRLTPTRRFPFSFQCPNGSPPGRSAEETLKQVYQVLNDQYFNPSMSGTSSQAGGHHPTCSETNTNNDENGLSQPSGENDAAQKLLQVLSLLEPFLLENSSDHTDEENGDSPSVMWYRSVNVVPPNRNLSLTDVDVSSANYAVANDIYPASTGIVAPKLLQMEGSKFTTMLEEVRDRVITVDKAVEKGRTYTYNRCVDIQLPDHVANSKKNDSASKQDKRAKIGMKAGSKIARFFKLKKDMKKDVKSNTSSESGSITEKLQQRPPHPPPKPKKPRKPSKELDTDESTTYHVSLSSGISKDSIESADKTQVPTVKSEAPMKRLSSVSQIDRKQQLVSEERYVAIRSVDDSNQEPIYMNQTEIIVNKQSNCKEPRKRHWQSTPSNNPCVVTLCDIDTDDDLPIKPRSRRQSIDSAFFSGTTETAQSPSPVYEEPLRQQLPPINNEKGFHLATA; encoded by the exons ATGAACGAAGGTTTTCTGGGAGCAAGAGGAAATCGTCCAGAGAACGGAAATGGTCCAACCTTTCCTCGACAAGTTGGAGCTTTAGGAACTGCAGCAAACGGGGTTTACGCAGAACGTGCAAGAGAAGAAG ATGTTCCCACTGCAAAGGAACCAGACTATGTTAATCTAAGACACTTGAGGCAACGTCATTCATCACTGACTAATGCCAGCCAAGAACCACAAAGACAGTCTCCAGAACAAACCGTTCAGAGACAGAATAGTGGTACATATGAGAACATGTTGAGACGAGACTACATGGGTACACGTTCTGATGAACACAGACAACCGAGTGACATGGACAGTCATACTGGAAAAG AACCATTGCCATCTATGGAAACTCCTGCAGTAATGCCAAAAGGTCCTGTAGCTGTCGCTAGTGACAATCCAAGTTACACGTTAGAG AGAGCCTATCCAGTCATAAAAGGAATAATGGAAGAAAGGGCGTCATCTGGCTACGATTCAGTGACAGAAT ACATTCCTGAACCAGCCATCGCCGTCTTAAAAAGTGACATTCGACCTGATAATGGACCTTGTAAT GTTTCATCTGACGTCACACTGGTGCTACCAAATGGTTTCCTAGTGCATACTGCACAATGCAAAGTTCACTGGCGAGGACAAGAGACTGGCCTATCATGTGTAACTCATGGCAAAGTTGGTGTAAACAAGAGTTGTGTGTACACCTGCTCACCCA AATGGCCTGATCCTGAAAAAGTAACTGTACTGCTAGAAGGCGTGAATGCATCTGTTGATCTACACACACTGGGAGACTTTACATTCACCAGACTAACACCCACACGTCGATTCCCATTCTCCTTTCAGTGTCCCAATGGCAGTCCTCCCGGCCGTTCTGCTGAAGAAACGCTCAAGCAAGTGTATCAAGTGCTTAATGACCAATACTTTAATCCAAGCATGTCAGGGACATCAAGTCAAGCAGGTGGCCACCATCCTACCTGCTCtgagacaaacacaaacaatgacGAAAATGGCTTGTCTCAGCCATCAGGAGAAAATGATGCAGCACAAAAGCTTTTGCAAG TGTTGTCTTTACTTGAACCGTTCCTTCTTGAAAACTCAAGTGATCACACAGATGAAGAAAACGGAGACAGTCCCTCAGTTATGTGGTACCGAT CTGTTAATGTGGTGCCACCTAACAGAAATCTCTCATTAACTGACGTTGATGTGTCGTCGGCCAACTATGCTGTTGCCAATGACATCTATCCAGCTTCTACAG GTATTGTAGCACCAAAGCTACTCCAGATGGAAGGTTCAAAGTTTACTACAATGCTGGAGGAGGTTAGAGACAGAGTCATTACTGTTGATAAAGCAGTAGAGAAG GGAAGaacatacacatacaacagGTGCGTAGACATTCAACTGCCTGACCATGTTGCAAATTCAAAG AAGAATGACAGTGCAAGTAAACAAGATAAAAGAGCAAAAA TAGGCATGAAAGCAGGCAGCAAAATTGCACGTTTTTTCAAACTGAAGAAAG ACATGAAAAAGGATGTAAAATCAAACACATCGTCTGAATCTGGATCTATTACTGAAAAG CTACAGCAGAGACCACCACACCCACCACCAAAACCAAAAAAGCCAAGAAAACCCTCTAAAGAGCTGGATACGGACGAGAGTACTACATACCACGTCTCTCTGTCATCAGGTATCTCTAAAGATTCCATTGAGTCAGCAGACAAGACGCAAGTTCCG ACTGTAAAATCAGAAGCCCCCATGAAAAGGCTCTCATCTGTTTCCCAGATAG ATCGCAAACAGCAACTTGTATCTGAAGAGAGGTATGTAGCCATAAGGAGTGTTGACGACAGCAACCAGGAACCTATCTACATGAATCAGACTGAGATAATagtgaacaaacaatcaaattgtAAAGAGCCTCGGAAG AGACATTGGCAAAGTACCCCAAGTAACAACCCTTGCGTTGTTACATTGTGTGATATTGATACTG ACGACGATTTGCCCATAAAACCACGATCTCGAAGACAAAGCATTGACAGTGCATTTTTCTCTGGAACAACTGAAACTGCACAATCACCAAGTCCTGTCTATGAGGAACCACTACGACAGCAGCTGCCACCCATAAATAATGAAaaag GATTTCATCTGGCAACAGCATGA